The following coding sequences lie in one Anaerolineales bacterium genomic window:
- a CDS encoding NAD(P)-binding domain-containing protein, protein MKEADIGLIGLAVMGQNLVLNMDDHGFTVAVFNRTISKVDEFLQAGAKGTNVIGTHSIEELVGVLKKPRRVMLMVKAGA, encoded by the coding sequence ATGAAAGAAGCTGACATCGGTTTGATCGGACTGGCGGTGATGGGCCAGAATCTAGTCCTGAATATGGACGATCACGGTTTCACCGTGGCTGTTTTCAACCGTACGATTTCGAAGGTGGATGAGTTCCTCCAGGCTGGCGCGAAGGGCACCAACGTGATCGGGACCCATTCCATCGAAGAACTGGTTGGTGTGCTGAAGAAACCCCGGCGCGTGATGTTGATGGTCAAAGCCGGTGCT